The Corvus hawaiiensis isolate bCorHaw1 chromosome 2, bCorHaw1.pri.cur, whole genome shotgun sequence genome includes a window with the following:
- the ARHGAP20 gene encoding rho GTPase-activating protein 20 isoform X4 translates to MAPCAVFHMPQPNVHPGRPRAAEDESANPGATPFPLHRPSGCCQVQSKTLNVTNADTANDVILMALQQLGINGSEKDYKLWVISGREHAPYPLIGHEYPFGIKMSHIRDAMPHGSKHCACPRQLQGPFLTEQLPQELQCQFVLKPSQVAACQQLNDLSQKSFKRKRSIINWAFWRGPGTHLDNAPLSSTSAAPGKLFGLLLTTICEDDNLPKPLLDMLSLLYQEGPSTKGIFRRSGSAKTFKELKEKLDSGAEVDLACESIFVTASLFKDFLRNIPGSILSSQLCDKWVSVLDQGNNEEKIKSIQRLIEHLPRANVFLLRYIFGVLHGIEMRSEENQMNAFNLAVCIAPSLLWPPVSSTPDIESEFIKKISSLVQFLIENCCRIFGDEITSLFGEILMTCKRENSSDVASLHQNDSSYDSLENEANDEADSSSSDWIKTRDQDNRSRESVFTLSDGDSEQTEVDEVQSRTKLKQLAISADMHLKFSSQENSNESHYSSGFPSAATSDAPKTVRRHRRSSEPAVGLQTCSSARTDAGLEKAARKASCDFVLSHEDEECLCQRRSLQVERQKLSNQSLVVGINVGKSDNTNQNVERKDLSHCLLPPTPEGLNLCSGFSSFSQSSSGTSPSVSSICSLDSAFSQFSDQALFTLSETSCPFDSTFQLLKKHEDAAAPVADDCLLTATKVPPSPQPTDTGAEGGLVGASTRSAPLKPTDGVDGSFIKPDLQPLPLKVTGRDRLHDQRGGLEKHYSNPKFEETDQSFLQRNLNA, encoded by the exons TCAAAAACCCTAAATGTAACCAATGCTGATACAGCAAATGATGTAATTCTGatggccctgcagcagctgggaattAAT gGCTCTGAAAAAGACTACAAGCTATGGGTGATTTCAGGAAGAGAACATGCTCCTTACCCTCTTATTG GACATGAATATCCCTTTGGAATTAAAATGAGCCACATTCGTGACGCTATGCCCCACGGATCAAAGCACTGTGCCTGCCCCAGGCAGCTTCAGGGCCCTTTCTTGACggagcagctgccccaggagctgcagtgccagTTTGTGCTGAAGCCCAGCCAGGTGGCCGCGTGCCAGCAGCTGAACG acTTAAGCCAAAAgtcatttaaaaggaaaagatctaTCATAAATTGGGCTTTTTGGCGTGGCCCAGGCACTCATTTGGACAATGCACCCCTCTCCTCAacatctgctgctcctgggaagcTCTTTGGCCTCTTACTAACAACCATCTGTGAGGATGACAACCTGCCCAAACCCCTCTTG gaCATGCTTTCCCTCCTTTACCAAGAGGGGCCTTCCACCAAGGGTATTTTCAGACGCTCTGGAAGTGCAAAAACCTTCAAAGAGCTAAAGGAGAAGCTTGATTCAGGTGCTGAAGTGGACCTGGCCTGTGAATCCATATTTGTGACAGCATCTTTGTTTAAG GATTTTCTTCGCAACATTCCAGGCAGTATTTTATCATCCCAGCTGTGTGATAAGTGGGTCTCTGTGCTGGATCAAGGAAATaatgaagagaagataaagaGCATCCAAAG GTTAATAGAGCATCTCCCCAGAGCTAATGTTTTTCTCTTACGTTACATCTTTGGAGTACTGCATGGAATAGAAATGCGATCTGAAGAGAACCAGATGAATGCCTTTAATCTGGCTGTGTGCATTGCACCTAGTCTGCTCTGGCCTCCTGTATCCTCCACTCCTGATATagaaagtgaatttattaaaaaG ATTTCTAGTCTGGTACAGTTCCTCATTGAGAATTGCTGCAGGATTTTTGGAGATGAAATTACCTCCCTCTTTGGAGAAATACTGATGACATGCAAGAGAGAGAACAGCTCAG ATGTTGCTTCTCTCCATCAGAATGACTCTTCCTATGACAGCCTGGAAAATGAGGCGAATGATGAAGCTGACTCTTCCTCCAGTGACTGGATTAAAACCCGTGATCAGGATAACAGGAGCAGGGAGTCTGTCTTCACTCTGAGCGATGGCGATTCGGAGCAGACAGAGGTGGATGAAGTCCAAAGCCGAACCAAACTGAAGCAGTTGGCAATTTCTGCTGACATGCATCTGAAGTTTTCCTCGCAAGAAAACTCCAACGAGTCTCACTACTCCAGTGGTTTCCCCTCAGCAGCTACCTCGGATGCTCCCAAGACTGTGAGGAGGCACCGGCGCTCCTCCGAGCCTGCAGTTGGCCTCCAGACCTGCAGTTCCGCGCGCACCGATGCCGGGCTTGAGAAGGCAGCGCGCAAAGCCAGCTGTGACTTTGTCCTTTCTCACGAAGACGAAGAGTGTCTCTGCCAACGCCGCTCATTGCAGGTGGAAAGGCAAAAGCTCAGCAATCAGAGCTTGGTTGTAGGGATTAATGTTGGTAAAAGTGACAACACAAACCAAAATGTTGAAAGGAAAGACCTGTCCCATTGTCTTCTGCCTCCAACGCCTGAAGGATTAAATCTTTGCTCAGGATTTAGCTCTTTCAGTCAGTCTTCTTCTGGGACATCTCCATCTGTGTCATCAATTTGCTCCCTGGACAGTGCTTTCTCCCAGTTTTCAGACCAGGCTCTGTTTACCCTAAGTGAAACCTCCTGCCCTTTCGATAGCACTTTTCAGTTGCTAAAGAAACACGAAGacgctgctgctcctgtggctgATGACTGTTTGCTTACAGCCACCAAGGTGCCACCATCTCCACAACCTACTGACACTGGGGCTGAGGGGGGCTTGGTGGGGGCCAGCACCAGGTCAGCACCCCTGAAACCTACTGATGGAGTCGATGGCAGTTTCATTAAGCCTGACCTTCAGCCATTGCCTCTGAAAGTCACTGGAAGAGACAGACTTCATGATCAAAGAGGAGGTCTAGAAAAGCATTACAGCAATCCAAAGTTTGAAGAGACCGACCAAAGCTTTTTGCAGAGGAATCTTAATGCTTAA